From Myxococcales bacterium, the proteins below share one genomic window:
- a CDS encoding LysR family transcriptional regulator: MKSFDLALLPALDALLQEASVTRAARRLGLSTPAMSHTLARVRDELSDPLLVRSGRGMVLTPRAEALRPEVRALVEAARRTLDAPRSFDPATVDRAFVVAASDYVLTVLGHAVDRELGRVAPRLVLRFVPNTRDDGALLRLGDADLAVGIYEDLPPEMRSRVLLTDRFVCVVRDGHPKVPKRLTLDTYLAIDQVQVAPRGRPGGHVDDVLAERGLTRRVVRAVPYFHAALALVSATDYLLTVPERMATAAAPALGLRVLELPIPTKPYALSLVWHPRYDADLAHRLVRDALVRAAGEHAKGRHEEAETRLRPRGPTGPRPRRRS, translated from the coding sequence TCGACACCCGCCATGAGCCACACGCTCGCCCGTGTCCGGGACGAGCTCTCGGACCCGCTGCTCGTACGCTCGGGCCGCGGGATGGTGCTCACGCCCCGCGCCGAGGCGCTCCGTCCCGAGGTCCGCGCGCTGGTCGAGGCCGCGCGTCGCACCCTCGATGCCCCAAGATCGTTCGATCCCGCGACCGTCGATCGGGCGTTCGTCGTGGCCGCGTCCGACTACGTGCTCACCGTGCTCGGGCACGCCGTGGACCGCGAGCTCGGTCGTGTCGCACCTCGCCTCGTGCTCCGCTTCGTGCCCAACACCCGAGACGACGGCGCCCTCCTTCGGCTCGGGGACGCCGATCTCGCCGTCGGCATCTACGAGGATCTCCCGCCGGAGATGCGGAGCCGCGTCCTCTTGACCGACCGGTTCGTGTGTGTGGTCCGAGACGGGCACCCCAAGGTCCCGAAGCGCCTCACGTTGGACACCTACCTCGCCATCGACCAGGTCCAAGTCGCGCCGCGAGGGCGACCCGGGGGCCACGTCGACGACGTGCTCGCCGAGCGCGGGCTTACGCGTCGTGTCGTCCGCGCGGTCCCGTACTTCCACGCCGCCTTGGCGCTCGTCTCGGCGACGGACTATCTGCTGACCGTGCCCGAGCGCATGGCCACCGCCGCGGCTCCCGCGCTCGGGCTCCGTGTGCTCGAGCTCCCGATCCCGACGAAGCCCTACGCGCTCTCTCTCGTGTGGCACCCGAGGTACGACGCCGACCTCGCGCACAGGCTCGTCCGCGACGCCCTCGTCCGAGCGGCGGGCGAGCACGCCAAAGGTAGGCACGAGGAGGCCGAGACCCGCCTCCGTCCCCGGGGGCCCACTGGACCGCGCCCGCGCCGTCGATCGTAA